One part of the Glycine soja cultivar W05 chromosome 11, ASM419377v2, whole genome shotgun sequence genome encodes these proteins:
- the LOC114377034 gene encoding uncharacterized protein LOC114377034, with protein MARRELSSTLKNLKFMQRAALREERTKKEEEVKPDVSVGTSTAVTRKCVVIMEGDPHPGAAKGRMSFQSFNPLVDKLNEEEARLHQPAAETTMSRNQNANANIRENSSPVEGPECGNMDKKIVEVNGNAKRKQSDYEAQYPNKSPKNDHDDKHSSPSNSLGSFKKPSGDKLDWKVLRPSSVKQSR; from the exons ATGGCGAGGCGAGAGCTTTCAAGCACGTTGAAGAACTTAAAG TTCATGCAAAGGGCAGCTCTGAGGGAGGAGAGAAccaagaaagaagaagaggttAAGCCTGATGTCAGTGTTGGCACATCCACTGCGGTTACTAGAAAGTG TGTGGTTATAATGGAAGGTGATCCCCATCCTGGAGCAGCTAAAGGTCGAATGTCATTTCAAAGTTTCAATCCTTTAGTTGAT aaattaaatgagGAAGAAGCAAGACTACATCAGCCAGCAGCTGAAACTACCATGTCTAGAAATCAAAATGCAAATGCCAATATCAG AGAAAATAGCTCTCCAGTAGAAGGTCCAGAATGTGGCAACATGGACAAAAAGATTGTGGAGGTTAACGGCAATGCTAAAAGGAAACAATCTGATTATGAAGCACAATATCCTAACAAATCACCGAAGAACGATCATGATGATAAACATTCATCGCCAAGCAATAGTTTGGGCTCTTTTAAAAAACCGAGTGGAGATAAGCTGGACTGGAAAGTTCTTAGACCATCTAGTGTTAAACAAAGTAGATGA